In Asanoa sp. WMMD1127, one genomic interval encodes:
- a CDS encoding alpha-ketoacid dehydrogenase subunit beta codes for MMAEKLTIGKALTHGMRRALENDPKVVIMGEDVGKLGGVFRITDGLQKDFGEDRVIDTPLAESGIIGTAVGLAIRGYRPVCEIQFDGFVYPAYDQIVSQVAKMHFRSQGKVRLPIVIRIPFGGGIGAVEHHSESPEAYFAHTAGLKVVACSSPEDAYYMIQQAIASDDPIVFLEPKRRYWEKGEVDLDRDLSSAYPLHASRTVRSGTDVTVLAYGPMVRTALDAAAAAQEDGRSIEVIDLRSLSPLDMGPVFESVRRTGRCVVVHEAPSNVGMGAELAARVTEECFYSLEAPVLRVTGFNTPYPAARVEEEYLPDLDRVLDAVDRSFGW; via the coding sequence CTGATGGCCGAGAAGCTCACGATTGGTAAGGCGCTCACCCACGGCATGCGGCGCGCCCTGGAGAACGACCCCAAGGTCGTCATCATGGGCGAGGACGTCGGCAAGCTGGGCGGCGTCTTCCGGATCACCGACGGCCTGCAGAAGGACTTCGGCGAGGACCGGGTGATCGACACGCCGCTGGCCGAGTCCGGCATCATCGGCACCGCCGTCGGCCTCGCGATCCGTGGCTACCGCCCGGTCTGCGAGATCCAGTTCGACGGCTTCGTCTATCCCGCGTACGACCAGATCGTCTCGCAGGTCGCGAAGATGCACTTCCGGTCGCAGGGCAAAGTGCGGCTGCCGATCGTCATCCGGATCCCGTTCGGTGGCGGCATCGGCGCGGTCGAGCACCACTCCGAGTCGCCGGAGGCCTATTTCGCGCACACCGCGGGCCTCAAGGTGGTCGCCTGCTCGTCGCCGGAAGACGCGTACTACATGATCCAGCAGGCGATCGCGTCCGACGACCCGATCGTCTTCCTGGAGCCGAAGCGGCGCTACTGGGAGAAGGGCGAGGTCGACCTCGACCGCGATCTGTCGTCCGCCTACCCGCTGCACGCCTCGCGCACGGTGCGCTCCGGCACGGACGTGACCGTGCTCGCGTACGGGCCGATGGTGCGCACCGCGCTCGACGCGGCCGCGGCGGCGCAGGAGGACGGGCGGTCGATCGAGGTGATCGACCTGCGCTCGCTCTCGCCGCTCGACATGGGCCCGGTCTTCGAGTCGGTCCGGCGCACCGGCCGGTGCGTGGTCGTGCACGAGGCGCCGAGCAACGTCGGCATGGGCGCGGAGCTCGCGGCCCGGGTCACCGAGGAGTGCTTCTACTCCCTGGAGGCCCCGGTGCTGCGGGTGACCGGCTTCAACACGCCGTACCCCGCGGCTAGGGTCGAAGAGGAATACCTGCCCGACCTTGACCGCGTGCTCGACGCCGTCGACCGCTCCTTCGGCTGGTGA
- a CDS encoding dihydrolipoamide acetyltransferase family protein: MSRMKTFNLPDLGEGLVEGEIIKWLVGVGDEIELNQPIVEVETAKAAVEIPAKWAGKVVEIHHPESTTVEVGSPIITIDTDPAAGAAPEPSAASLAAVDVAPAEGSVEPGLIGSPAPKADAVLVGYGPKAPSVKRRPRKTDGVAAAAPAAPAPAARAQAAPARVAPAATAPAAPVVPAPAAPVEAPAPAPGAGRTDQVALAKPPVRKLAKDLGVDLGALVGSGPLGSITRDDVLAAQNGSTAPAAPAVTLPAGEREQRIPVKGVRKLTAENMVASAFTAPHVTVFLTVDMTRTMQAIERLRALPDWREARISPLLLVAKAVLLAAKRHPMVNSTWAGDEIVVKDYVNLGIAAATERGLIVPNIKDAGRLSLRELADAMTALVQTAKTGKTPPADMSGGTLTITNVGVFGVDAGTPILPPGESAILAFGAVRDTPWVHEGEIQIRKVTQLALSFDHRIIDGELGAKFLRDVGAFLSDPEATLLAWT; this comes from the coding sequence ATGTCCCGCATGAAAACGTTCAACCTGCCCGACCTCGGTGAGGGGTTGGTCGAGGGCGAGATCATCAAGTGGCTCGTCGGAGTCGGCGACGAGATCGAGCTCAACCAGCCGATCGTCGAGGTCGAGACGGCCAAGGCGGCGGTCGAGATCCCGGCGAAGTGGGCCGGCAAGGTCGTCGAGATCCACCACCCCGAGAGCACGACCGTCGAGGTGGGCAGCCCGATCATCACGATCGACACCGACCCGGCCGCGGGCGCCGCCCCGGAGCCGTCGGCGGCCTCGCTGGCCGCGGTCGACGTGGCGCCGGCCGAGGGTTCCGTCGAGCCGGGGCTGATCGGCAGCCCGGCGCCCAAGGCCGACGCGGTGCTGGTCGGTTACGGGCCCAAGGCGCCGTCGGTGAAGCGGCGGCCGCGCAAGACCGATGGCGTTGCGGCAGCGGCTCCGGCCGCGCCCGCTCCGGCCGCACGGGCTCAGGCCGCGCCGGCTCGGGTGGCGCCCGCCGCTACGGCCCCCGCGGCTCCGGTTGTGCCGGCGCCGGCCGCGCCCGTCGAGGCACCGGCACCCGCCCCCGGCGCCGGACGCACCGATCAGGTGGCGCTGGCGAAGCCCCCCGTCCGCAAGCTGGCCAAGGACCTGGGCGTCGATCTCGGCGCGCTGGTCGGCTCGGGTCCGCTGGGCTCGATCACGCGTGACGACGTGCTGGCCGCGCAGAACGGCAGCACCGCTCCGGCCGCGCCGGCGGTGACGCTGCCGGCCGGCGAGCGGGAGCAGCGCATCCCGGTCAAGGGCGTGCGCAAGTTGACCGCGGAGAACATGGTGGCGTCGGCGTTCACCGCGCCGCACGTCACGGTGTTCCTCACCGTCGACATGACCCGCACGATGCAGGCGATCGAGCGGCTGCGGGCGCTGCCCGACTGGCGCGAGGCGCGGATCTCCCCGCTGCTCCTCGTGGCCAAGGCGGTGCTGCTGGCCGCGAAGCGGCACCCGATGGTCAACTCGACGTGGGCCGGCGACGAGATCGTCGTCAAGGACTACGTCAACCTGGGCATCGCGGCGGCGACCGAGCGCGGGCTGATCGTGCCCAACATCAAGGACGCGGGGCGGCTGTCGCTGCGCGAGCTGGCGGATGCGATGACCGCGCTGGTGCAGACGGCCAAGACGGGCAAGACACCGCCGGCCGACATGTCCGGCGGCACGCTCACCATCACCAACGTCGGCGTGTTCGGCGTCGACGCGGGTACGCCGATCCTGCCGCCCGGTGAGTCGGCCATCCTCGCGTTCGGAGCGGTGCGCGATACGCCGTGGGTGCACGAGGGCGAGATCCAGATCCGCAAGGTCACGCAGCTCGCTTTGTCGTTCGACCACCGCATCATCGACGGTGAGCTCGGCGCCAAGTTCCTGCGCGACGTGGGCGCGTTCCTCAGCGATCCCGAGGCGACGCTGCTTGCTTGGACCTGA